From the Cupriavidus necator N-1 genome, one window contains:
- a CDS encoding tetratricopeptide repeat protein, producing MPGNKSKSAAPVERERLLPPALVLTFTAMVGIGLALMFPRETLRERLLGQGRTIDGLTMAYLEAWWKVTPDDPAFMGVLAEQYARTGRLEEAQAMLARMQAVQGTDLSGQILRTRIEIAQQRAWAALPDTPEREQNLVQLRSLLDQAAGRSWGLADLQTLATQSSQAGAQDAMRKFYAALASQDRNNAAFWNRQLADMAIAGGDYRDAANALFAQQAAATTLAERRALFLKAVQTLQSGNLLDEALAQAERHGGKLLDDPEVLRYLTKLALAANKPEQASRYVERLLKVSARMRDAGDMALAARQAEVRRIAASQPWAERGLVFLDGPRGLALREALAASGQLGTRKIAAQAAAPAQAPAEPADKPFNADDYELAYRVFLSAGKLDQAQRVAETAVRRLPGEAIWRERLAQVAEWNRQPAVALKSWLDYARATNDERAWDAVMRLAPGLSDDRAYLAALRHRAGGSDLKTVDEVVAAYERLGEPEEAMRFLEGLSHGPRARDIMERHAALAERAGNDERAFQIYTQLQQRFGPRPAYALKLANLLYVRGKLAQALDAMLPARATAGKEDILYWRTFTELARLNQRDDLLKDGYRQLMLAAAQTQDEHCLQMPAGPARNDCLDEVRDTQEADFSNLIAYYDKTPIDAGRIAEADWRRSGKPASLELALYHYTRAHAYPRIERLLRDMTPGQRQAAAQSSRFLMRRAEYYRVTGQRDLALADLRHAAGLRDADSETLAALLWTLVDQGSATEVRAVMRRVKDDAEDNPDLWGAFAAGHMRFQDGRAAMHYLRRLNDGKSADPLWLSLMADAYETIGQTDMAWRVRRQAWIDLHHGWSQGGVRYARLRPDNTDGDEEYENESGAPSRADLRRQTVALGQIFASGDVSRALVIQMLRADRASTAARELALPMAGAPSQLGEVAGLPPLHEAATAPAEVVRNAARRDAALSAAGRDAALAWAMSAESNELARGWLARQYVNRLQRPAYAEVAIALDQQDMNSLDRILERQAGRVPVANQIEANQQLNRIGAAQTLAFETQERARSDDTLQDTLQETLLYNAQAIEPRVSFMHQKPLEYTEGSLAGGVRLWDGYDLNLRGTWRDQRSTDPQQLVNVPSSDRRADLSLGYRDNSKRWRATAGYREGLDTMATARFFGEWNQQGRLQFSTLAGLNQPADESAPLRVGGAKDVVGLGATWRFSLREFVGARIEYSSFRGQDRSALGHGMVYDVEAGYRIRTSYPDYTVRVVGTHANYSANGGSLTPRMASLVPVGDEATPAFYMPQGFTQAGVLFGFGTELLDEYTRKWRPFGEVGLLRDTRARQNFRVQGGLAGSVFGNDHLALYISHETAARNGGKPLTELGMRYRWLY from the coding sequence ATGCCAGGCAACAAGTCGAAGTCCGCTGCGCCGGTTGAGCGCGAGCGGCTGCTACCGCCGGCGCTGGTGCTGACTTTCACCGCGATGGTGGGGATCGGCCTGGCGTTGATGTTCCCGCGCGAGACCCTGCGCGAACGCCTGCTGGGCCAGGGCCGCACCATCGACGGGCTGACCATGGCCTACCTCGAAGCCTGGTGGAAGGTCACGCCCGACGACCCCGCTTTCATGGGCGTGCTGGCCGAACAATACGCGCGCACCGGCCGGCTGGAAGAGGCGCAGGCCATGCTGGCGCGCATGCAGGCGGTGCAGGGCACCGACCTGTCGGGCCAGATCCTGCGCACCCGCATCGAGATCGCGCAGCAGCGCGCCTGGGCCGCGCTGCCGGATACGCCTGAGCGCGAGCAGAACCTGGTGCAGCTGCGCAGCCTGCTGGACCAGGCTGCCGGGCGCAGCTGGGGGCTGGCCGACCTGCAAACGCTGGCCACGCAGTCCAGCCAGGCGGGCGCCCAGGACGCCATGCGCAAGTTCTATGCGGCGCTGGCCAGCCAGGACCGTAACAACGCGGCCTTCTGGAACCGCCAGCTGGCCGATATGGCGATCGCGGGCGGCGATTATCGCGACGCCGCCAACGCCTTGTTCGCGCAACAGGCGGCCGCCACCACGCTGGCCGAGCGGCGCGCGCTGTTCCTGAAGGCGGTGCAGACGCTGCAGTCAGGCAACCTGCTGGACGAAGCGCTGGCGCAGGCCGAGCGCCACGGAGGCAAGCTGCTGGACGATCCGGAGGTGCTGCGCTACCTGACGAAGCTGGCGCTGGCGGCCAACAAGCCGGAGCAGGCCAGCCGCTATGTGGAGCGGCTGCTGAAGGTCTCGGCGCGCATGCGCGATGCCGGGGACATGGCGTTGGCCGCGCGCCAGGCCGAGGTGCGGCGCATCGCCGCCAGCCAGCCTTGGGCCGAGCGCGGCCTGGTCTTCCTCGACGGGCCGCGCGGCCTTGCCTTGCGTGAAGCGCTGGCCGCTTCCGGCCAGCTGGGTACGCGCAAGATTGCGGCGCAAGCTGCTGCTCCCGCGCAAGCACCGGCGGAGCCAGCCGACAAGCCGTTCAACGCCGACGACTACGAGCTCGCCTATCGCGTGTTCCTGTCGGCCGGCAAGCTCGACCAGGCGCAGCGCGTGGCCGAGACCGCGGTGCGCCGGCTGCCGGGCGAGGCGATCTGGCGCGAACGGCTGGCCCAGGTGGCCGAATGGAACCGCCAGCCCGCCGTGGCCCTGAAGAGCTGGCTCGACTATGCCCGCGCCACCAACGACGAGCGTGCGTGGGATGCGGTGATGCGGCTCGCCCCCGGTCTGTCCGACGATCGCGCCTACCTGGCCGCGCTGCGCCACCGCGCGGGCGGCTCGGACCTGAAGACCGTGGACGAGGTGGTGGCGGCCTACGAACGCCTGGGCGAACCGGAAGAGGCCATGCGCTTTCTCGAAGGCCTGAGCCACGGCCCAAGGGCGCGCGACATCATGGAGCGCCACGCAGCGCTGGCCGAGCGCGCCGGCAACGACGAGCGCGCGTTCCAGATCTATACGCAGCTGCAGCAGCGCTTTGGCCCACGCCCTGCCTATGCCCTCAAGCTCGCCAACCTGCTCTATGTGCGCGGCAAGCTGGCGCAGGCGCTGGACGCCATGCTGCCGGCGCGTGCCACGGCCGGGAAGGAAGACATCCTTTACTGGCGCACCTTTACCGAGCTGGCGCGGCTGAACCAGCGCGACGACCTGCTCAAGGACGGCTATCGCCAGCTGATGCTGGCGGCGGCACAGACGCAGGACGAACACTGCCTGCAGATGCCGGCGGGCCCGGCGCGCAACGACTGCCTGGACGAGGTCCGCGACACGCAGGAGGCGGATTTCTCCAACCTGATCGCCTACTACGACAAGACCCCGATCGACGCCGGGCGCATCGCCGAGGCCGACTGGCGCCGCAGCGGCAAGCCGGCATCGCTGGAGCTGGCGCTGTACCACTACACGCGTGCCCATGCCTACCCGCGTATCGAACGCCTGCTGCGGGACATGACGCCCGGGCAGCGCCAGGCGGCAGCGCAGTCGAGCCGCTTCCTGATGCGGCGCGCGGAGTACTACCGCGTGACCGGCCAGCGCGACCTGGCTCTGGCCGACCTGCGCCACGCCGCTGGCCTGCGCGATGCCGACAGCGAAACCCTGGCGGCGCTGCTGTGGACGCTGGTCGACCAGGGCAGCGCTACCGAGGTGCGCGCGGTGATGCGCCGGGTGAAGGACGACGCGGAAGACAACCCCGACCTGTGGGGCGCCTTTGCCGCGGGCCATATGCGCTTCCAGGACGGGCGCGCGGCCATGCACTACCTGCGCAGGCTCAATGACGGCAAGAGCGCCGATCCGCTCTGGCTCAGCCTGATGGCCGATGCCTATGAAACCATCGGCCAGACCGACATGGCCTGGCGCGTGCGCCGCCAGGCCTGGATCGACCTGCACCACGGCTGGTCCCAGGGCGGGGTGCGCTATGCCAGGCTGAGGCCCGACAACACCGACGGCGACGAGGAGTACGAGAACGAGTCCGGCGCGCCTTCGCGCGCGGACCTGCGCCGCCAGACCGTGGCGCTGGGGCAGATCTTTGCCTCGGGCGATGTCTCGCGCGCGCTGGTGATCCAGATGCTGCGCGCGGACCGCGCTTCCACCGCGGCGCGCGAACTGGCGCTGCCGATGGCGGGCGCGCCGTCGCAGTTGGGCGAGGTGGCCGGGCTGCCGCCGCTGCATGAGGCGGCAACTGCGCCCGCGGAGGTCGTGCGCAACGCGGCCCGCCGCGATGCCGCGCTGTCCGCGGCCGGTCGCGATGCCGCTTTGGCCTGGGCGATGTCCGCGGAATCCAACGAACTGGCGCGCGGCTGGCTGGCCCGCCAGTATGTCAACCGGCTGCAGCGCCCGGCCTATGCCGAGGTGGCGATAGCGCTGGACCAGCAGGACATGAACAGCCTGGACCGCATCCTGGAGCGCCAGGCCGGCCGCGTGCCGGTGGCCAACCAGATCGAGGCCAACCAGCAACTGAACCGCATCGGCGCCGCGCAGACGCTGGCCTTCGAGACCCAGGAGCGGGCCCGTTCCGACGACACGCTGCAGGACACCTTGCAGGAGACGCTGCTCTACAACGCCCAGGCGATCGAGCCGCGCGTGAGCTTCATGCACCAGAAGCCGCTGGAATATACCGAAGGCAGCCTCGCGGGTGGCGTGCGCCTGTGGGACGGGTATGACCTGAACCTGCGCGGCACCTGGCGCGACCAGCGCAGCACCGACCCCCAGCAGCTGGTGAACGTGCCGTCGTCCGACCGGCGCGCCGACCTGTCGCTGGGTTATCGCGACAACAGCAAGCGCTGGCGTGCCACTGCAGGCTACCGCGAGGGACTGGACACGATGGCGACCGCGCGCTTCTTCGGCGAGTGGAACCAGCAGGGTCGGCTGCAGTTCAGCACCCTGGCCGGGCTGAACCAGCCGGCCGATGAATCGGCGCCGCTGCGCGTGGGCGGGGCCAAGGACGTGGTGGGGCTGGGCGCAACCTGGCGCTTCAGCCTGCGCGAGTTCGTCGGCGCGCGCATCGAGTACAGCAGCTTCCGCGGGCAGGACCGCAGCGCGCTGGGGCATGGCATGGTCTATGACGTCGAGGCCGGCTACAGGATCCGCACCTCGTATCCGGACTACACCGTGCGTGTGGTCGGCACGCATGCCAACTACAGCGCCAACGGCGGCAGCCTGACGCCGCGCATGGCGTCGCTGGTGCCGGTCGGCGACGAAGCCACGCCGGCGTTCTACATGCCGCAGGGCTTTACGCAGGCCGGCGTGCTGTTCGGCTTCGGCACTGAGCTGCTGGATGAGTACACACGCAAGTGGCGGCCGTTCGGTGAAGTGGGGCTGCTGCGCGACACGCGCGCACGGCAGAACTTCCGCGTGCAGGGCGGGCTGGCCGGATCGGTGTTCGGCAACGACCACCTGGCGCTGTATATCTCGCATGAGACCGCGGCGCGCAACGGTGGCAAGCCGCTGACGGAACTGGGAATGCGCTATCGCTGGCTGTACTGA
- a CDS encoding PelD GGDEF domain-containing protein: MSVANTADKTYRARQGQGIGLGGRYARLLAPAVSGRAAVVELVVAMLAAMGLAWLALPQNPLLLGMGFPWAWLLPVILALRYGTLIGVGSVLMLLGGWYFYQQTGVMAGPFPRLFFLGGLLLVLVAGQFGDIWGTRLARARAVNRYLDERLAALTKNHYLLRISHARLENDLLARPTTLRDTLSQLRSVALDEAARTGQVLAGAQPMLQVVAQACQLEAAALYACDGEHVDGAPVASVGPEFTLDTTDPLVRHCLDTRQLAHLRADGLQHGAQTRYVAVAPVLAGSDHLIGLLVVERMPFLSLTYENLQMLMVLLGYYADGVEHAGATRTIQAALPACPYPFALDYARLSRLRRETGIESSVVALVFDADPERDALFEQVVRSRRALDVAWPVVNAHHRAMLTLMPLSDAQAVAAYLVRIEDMLRAQFGTDFTSAGIGVYTLAVPGAGSEDALVKLLRRAQVDGAIAPATLPAGEAPHV, translated from the coding sequence ATGAGCGTGGCCAATACGGCTGACAAGACATATCGCGCGCGGCAAGGACAGGGCATCGGCCTGGGTGGGCGCTATGCGCGCCTGCTGGCGCCGGCGGTCAGCGGGCGCGCGGCCGTGGTGGAACTGGTGGTGGCCATGCTGGCGGCAATGGGGCTGGCGTGGCTGGCGCTGCCGCAGAACCCGCTGCTGCTCGGCATGGGCTTTCCGTGGGCCTGGCTGCTGCCGGTGATCCTGGCGCTGCGCTACGGCACGCTGATCGGCGTGGGCAGCGTGCTGATGCTGCTGGGCGGCTGGTACTTCTACCAGCAGACCGGCGTGATGGCAGGGCCTTTCCCGCGCCTGTTCTTCCTCGGCGGGCTGCTGCTGGTGCTGGTGGCCGGGCAGTTCGGCGATATCTGGGGCACGCGCCTGGCGCGTGCCCGCGCCGTGAACCGCTACCTGGACGAACGCCTGGCGGCACTGACCAAGAACCACTACCTGCTGCGCATCTCGCATGCGCGGCTGGAGAACGACCTGCTGGCGCGGCCCACCACGCTGCGCGACACGCTGTCGCAGCTGCGCAGCGTGGCGCTGGACGAGGCGGCACGCACCGGCCAGGTGCTGGCCGGCGCGCAACCGATGCTGCAGGTGGTGGCGCAGGCCTGCCAGCTCGAGGCAGCCGCGCTCTATGCCTGCGATGGCGAGCACGTGGACGGTGCCCCTGTCGCCAGCGTCGGCCCGGAATTCACGCTCGATACCACCGACCCGCTGGTGCGCCACTGCCTGGACACGCGCCAGCTGGCGCACCTGCGCGCCGACGGCCTGCAGCATGGCGCGCAGACGCGCTACGTGGCGGTGGCGCCGGTGCTGGCCGGCTCCGACCACCTGATCGGCCTGCTGGTGGTCGAGCGCATGCCGTTCCTGTCGCTGACCTACGAGAACCTGCAGATGCTGATGGTGCTGCTGGGCTACTACGCCGACGGCGTGGAGCACGCCGGCGCCACCCGCACCATCCAGGCGGCGCTGCCGGCCTGCCCGTACCCGTTTGCGCTGGACTATGCGCGGCTGTCGCGGCTGCGGCGCGAGACCGGCATCGAAAGCTCGGTGGTGGCGCTGGTGTTCGACGCGGATCCGGAGCGCGATGCGCTGTTCGAGCAGGTGGTGCGCAGCCGGCGCGCGCTGGATGTGGCGTGGCCGGTGGTCAACGCCCATCACCGTGCCATGCTGACGCTGATGCCGCTGTCCGATGCGCAGGCGGTGGCGGCCTACCTGGTGCGCATCGAAGACATGCTGCGCGCGCAGTTCGGCACCGACTTCACAAGTGCGGGCATCGGCGTCTATACGCTGGCGGTGCCCGGCGCCGGCTCGGAAGACGCGCTGGTCAAGCTGCTGCGCCGGGCCCAGGTCGATGGCGCGATCGCCCCCGCCACGCTGCCGGCCGGGGAAGCGCCCCATGTTTAA
- the pelF gene encoding GT4 family glycosyltransferase PelF — translation MSEILMKGTSADVMLLLEGTFPYVSGGVSSWVNQMIRAFPDLRFGIVFIGSRREDYGDMAYQLPPNVVHLETHYLYDFPPPPLVQGSTGDARAFDASDRLHELLRDPGREAEAGAMIRELMPTLREGGALGEDAFLYSRRAWQTITEQYRRFCTDPSFTDYFWTVRIMHKPLWQLVRIADNLIPARVYHTVSTGYAGFLGALLRHRNQRPLLVSEHGIYTKERKIDLFQSQWIRDNRNVFERDISQISYFRELWVRFFETIGRVCYDAGDDIVALYEGNRRRQVQDGAPEARTRSIPNGIDLPRLAPLRARRKPGVPPVLCLIGRVVPIKDVKTFIRAMLTVVREYPDAEGWIAGPEDEDPDYARECRSLAESLGLGQKVKFLGFQRIDALLPQVGVLVLSSISEALPLVVLEGFAAGVPCVTTDVGSCRELLFGLPGEDAALGSAGEVVRIADPAALAAAALGLLQDPARWQAAQAAGVARVERYYTQDRMVGSYRELYQRLMAQPDGAGHGGPERQGGGNPARCPVHGGA, via the coding sequence ATGAGCGAGATCTTGATGAAAGGGACGTCGGCCGACGTCATGCTGCTGCTCGAAGGCACCTTCCCGTATGTGAGCGGAGGGGTGTCGAGCTGGGTCAACCAGATGATCCGCGCGTTCCCGGACCTGCGCTTCGGCATCGTCTTTATCGGCAGCCGGCGCGAGGACTATGGCGACATGGCCTACCAGTTGCCGCCCAACGTGGTGCACCTGGAAACGCACTACCTGTACGACTTTCCGCCGCCGCCGCTGGTCCAGGGCAGCACCGGCGATGCCAGGGCGTTCGACGCCTCGGACCGCCTGCACGAGCTGCTGCGCGACCCGGGCCGCGAGGCCGAGGCCGGCGCCATGATCCGCGAGCTGATGCCGACGCTGCGCGAGGGCGGGGCGCTGGGCGAGGACGCCTTCCTGTACAGCCGCCGCGCCTGGCAGACCATCACCGAGCAATACCGGCGCTTCTGCACGGACCCGTCGTTCACGGACTATTTCTGGACCGTGCGCATTATGCACAAGCCGCTGTGGCAGCTGGTGCGCATTGCCGACAACCTGATCCCGGCGCGCGTCTACCACACGGTTTCCACCGGCTATGCGGGCTTTCTCGGGGCGCTGCTGCGCCACCGCAACCAGCGCCCGCTGCTGGTGTCGGAGCACGGCATCTACACCAAGGAACGCAAGATCGACCTGTTCCAGAGCCAGTGGATCCGCGACAACCGCAATGTGTTCGAACGCGACATCTCCCAGATCAGCTACTTCCGCGAACTGTGGGTGCGCTTCTTCGAGACCATTGGCCGGGTCTGCTACGACGCCGGCGACGACATCGTCGCGCTGTACGAGGGCAACCGCCGCCGCCAGGTGCAGGACGGCGCCCCTGAGGCGCGCACGCGCAGCATCCCCAACGGCATCGACCTGCCGCGCCTGGCGCCGCTGCGCGCGCGCCGCAAGCCGGGCGTGCCGCCGGTGCTGTGCCTGATCGGCCGGGTGGTGCCGATCAAGGACGTCAAGACCTTTATCCGCGCCATGCTGACGGTGGTGCGCGAGTACCCCGATGCAGAAGGCTGGATCGCCGGGCCCGAGGACGAGGATCCCGACTACGCGCGCGAATGCCGCAGCCTGGCCGAAAGCCTGGGCCTGGGGCAGAAGGTCAAGTTCCTGGGCTTCCAGCGCATCGACGCGCTGCTGCCGCAGGTGGGCGTGCTGGTGCTGAGCTCGATCAGCGAGGCGCTGCCGCTGGTGGTGCTGGAAGGCTTTGCCGCCGGCGTGCCGTGCGTGACCACCGACGTGGGCTCGTGCCGCGAGCTGCTGTTCGGCCTGCCCGGCGAGGATGCCGCGCTGGGCTCGGCCGGCGAGGTGGTGCGCATTGCCGACCCTGCGGCACTGGCCGCGGCGGCGTTAGGGCTGCTGCAGGACCCGGCGCGCTGGCAGGCGGCGCAGGCCGCCGGCGTGGCGCGCGTGGAGCGCTACTACACCCAGGACCGCATGGTGGGCAGCTACCGCGAACTGTATCAACGGCTGATGGCGCAACCAGACGGCGCCGGGCATGGCGGACCTGAGCGGCAGGGCGGCGGCAACCCCGCGCGCTGCCCGGTCCACGGAGGAGCCTGA
- a CDS encoding transporter, whose translation MNKQTTAVTGKTVARRLAAWCGALGAALWLAGCAVTDVGRAPALARGETIAVLPIVNYTETPQAGLRAEAIAESLLKTGGVASLKRYPASLNPETLFEPAEREAVGKALEWARAEKARYALTGAVQEWRYKVGVDGEPAVGISLQLLDVASGEVVWSATGSDSGWSRASLSGTAQKLLRRLLAPLMQG comes from the coding sequence ATGAACAAGCAAACCACGGCAGTGACGGGCAAGACGGTGGCCAGGCGGCTGGCGGCATGGTGCGGCGCGCTGGGCGCGGCACTGTGGCTGGCGGGTTGCGCGGTGACGGATGTCGGCCGCGCGCCGGCGCTGGCCCGCGGCGAGACCATCGCGGTGCTGCCGATCGTGAACTACACCGAGACGCCGCAGGCCGGCCTGCGCGCCGAGGCGATTGCCGAGAGCCTGCTGAAGACCGGCGGCGTGGCCAGCCTGAAGCGCTATCCGGCCAGCCTCAATCCGGAAACGCTGTTCGAGCCGGCCGAGCGCGAGGCCGTGGGCAAGGCGCTGGAATGGGCGCGTGCCGAGAAGGCCCGCTACGCGCTGACCGGCGCGGTGCAGGAATGGCGCTACAAGGTGGGCGTGGACGGCGAGCCCGCGGTCGGCATCTCGCTGCAGCTGCTGGACGTGGCCAGCGGTGAAGTGGTGTGGTCGGCCACCGGCAGCGACAGCGGCTGGAGCCGCGCGTCGCTGTCGGGTACCGCGCAGAAGCTGCTGCGCCGCCTGCTGGCGCCGCTGATGCAGGGCTGA
- a CDS encoding tetratricopeptide repeat protein, translating into MFKLGASGLAAQIAALALLARAGNSTALLLAFFGMQAAAAALTALLLWRLLPRRFRVPFAWSYGFLALFCFFVPLGGALVCLGSYLFSKLFPRRVDTSGIGTVGLPEFVTHLMSRVTHGGGARLRAQLGNARAPLPERMTALVAMQSMPARTASPVLRELLADSVDDVRLLAYGMLDGAEKQLTQQILAELPRLESANSASERAEISKRLADLYWELIYQNLVQGDVYRYTASQVERYASAALEYDDSNASLWYMRGRLALARNAPREARDWLQRAESLGFARERVLPHLAEAAYLERDYAAVRQLMASFDSPSPLPLVRPLLRYWQS; encoded by the coding sequence ATGTTTAAGCTCGGCGCCAGCGGGCTCGCCGCCCAGATCGCCGCGCTGGCGCTGCTGGCGCGCGCCGGCAACAGCACTGCGCTGCTGCTGGCCTTCTTCGGCATGCAGGCGGCGGCTGCCGCGCTGACGGCGCTGCTGCTGTGGCGCCTGCTGCCGCGGCGCTTTCGCGTGCCGTTCGCGTGGAGCTATGGCTTTCTCGCGCTGTTCTGCTTCTTCGTGCCGCTGGGCGGCGCGCTGGTGTGCCTGGGCAGCTACCTGTTCTCGAAGCTGTTCCCGCGGCGCGTGGACACCAGCGGCATCGGCACCGTGGGCTTGCCCGAGTTCGTCACGCACCTGATGTCGCGCGTCACCCACGGCGGCGGCGCGCGCCTGCGTGCGCAGCTGGGCAATGCGCGCGCGCCGCTGCCCGAGCGCATGACCGCGCTGGTGGCGATGCAGTCGATGCCGGCGCGCACCGCCAGCCCGGTGCTGCGCGAACTGCTGGCCGACAGCGTCGACGACGTGCGGCTGCTGGCCTACGGCATGCTGGATGGCGCCGAGAAGCAGCTGACCCAGCAGATTTTGGCCGAGCTGCCGCGGCTGGAGAGCGCCAACAGCGCCAGCGAGCGCGCCGAGATCAGCAAGCGGCTGGCCGACCTGTACTGGGAACTGATCTACCAGAACCTGGTGCAGGGCGACGTCTACCGCTACACCGCCAGCCAGGTCGAGCGCTACGCCAGCGCGGCGCTGGAGTACGACGACAGCAATGCCTCGCTGTGGTACATGCGCGGGCGCCTGGCGCTGGCGCGCAATGCCCCGCGCGAGGCGCGCGACTGGCTGCAGCGCGCCGAATCCCTCGGCTTCGCGCGCGAGCGCGTGCTGCCGCACCTGGCCGAAGCCGCCTACCTGGAACGCGACTACGCCGCGGTGCGCCAGCTGATGGCATCGTTTGACAGCCCCTCGCCGCTCCCGCTGGTGCGGCCCCTGCTGCGGTACTGGCAATCATGA